A segment of the Denticeps clupeoides unplaced genomic scaffold, fDenClu1.1, whole genome shotgun sequence genome:
ccagaTTAATTgatgtattttatataaaagtgtTCTGATGTTTGTATGTAGTGAAAGTAGATGGTTCCTGATGTTCAGCTGCAGGCTTTAGACCTTCAGAAGGACATcaaatgaagcattttttttaaaagtgtgacAAAACTGTACTTCTGGACAGGATTTACCAGCAGAAAGAAACACGTAAGACCAGTCAGTCcactgctgagtgtgtgtgtgtgtgtgtgtgtgtgtgtgagaaacctCACTTCCTGGCCAGCCCGAAGTcgatgatttttattttattcgtcTCTCTGCTCACGCACAGGATGTTCTCGGGCTGAAAAGATGATTTAGAACTGAATGAGCTGAAGGAAGTTCACCGTGTGTTATATGACCGGAGGATGGTGGAACGGGTGTGGCTACCTTCAGGTCCAGGTGTAAGATGTACATGTTGTGCATGTGCTGCAGTCCTTCACAAATCTGCCGAATGAACAGAACTGAGTCCAGCTCTGTCAGATTATATCGATCATCTATAATCCGATCAAAGAGTTCTCCCCCAttaacactgcacacacacataaggaaaaagatgttgaaatgtgacttaaatgtacatttttaaatatatgtgtgtgtgtgtgtgtgtgtggggcaacTCACTATTCCAGAACTAGTGTAAAGTTATGACGCGTCTCAAAAGCAGCATAAAGTTGGATCAGGTTGGTGTGGTTCAGTTGGTTCATGACCTGGATCTCGTTCGTCACAatgtcctacacacacacacacacacacacaaagatccAGCATTATTGTATAAATCTCACCAATACAAAGAGATGTAaaaccacacccacccacacacacaccttgtcttTCTGAGTCCGGGCTTTGATGATCTTCGCTGCCAGCGTGAGCCCCGACGTTTTCTCCACACACTTGTGCACCTGGCCGAAACGGCCCCTGCCACAACCGGACAGAACAATCCGGTGAATGTCAATGATCTGACAATATTGACAGCATTAATATGGTGGCAacactgcctgtgtgtgtaatgaatggATGTGTGTCATGTGCTTCTGCTCTGAACGTTTCGGCCTCGGCAGCACCAGTACTCcgttctgagtgtgtgtgtgtgtgtgtgtgtgactgctgtGTCTCAGTTACACTCTCGGGTAAAAATAAACTGTGTGACTCCGGCAGTTTGCTGCTGGTAGGACTGAACGTTCCGTGAGAGTGAACAGGGAACTGAGCAGAATGAAGAGTGGGATGAATACTGGACGAGGTGTTAATGGCCTTTTGTTCCTCTGGAATTCCTCTgaaaatgcgtgtgtgtgtgtgtgtgtgtgtgtgtgtgtgagtcctaCCCGCCCAGCACCTCGTCGGTGTAGATGGTGTAATAGTTGTTGATCTGGTGCGAAGTCACCATCACGACTCGATGGTCGAAGGGGGCAGGAGGGGGAGGCGAGGAGTCTGGGGGcagagagaaggacagaaaCACCTTCTCACTTCTCATTTACATAAACTTCGCTTTATACGGTCCGGTATACAGAAAGACGAAACAACCAGCGTCCAGTTACAGCGAGACAAGCACTAATAGGACACATGTCCCCAGGCCATAAGGATGCTTAACCAGGACACGGCACCACACCTCATCCCTCCCAACCCCGTAACCTGTTACTGCCTGTTATAGGACGGTGGAGGAAGGTGAATAGCATGTTTATGGACATTTGAACAGGTCCCTGCTGCTCCGTCTCAAGTAGTCTCAGATGGGAGGAATTAGTAATGATTTCTCAGGGAGCCCAGCCCCTGGACGTCACATTCTGTGTCCTTTGTTCTCTTTGAACATAAATATATGCTTGCATTTGTAATTTGACTACTTTTTAATGGTCTCGTTccccttttgttttatttatattataactTGAATATCTTCTATCTATTCAcatggttcaggatgcatttgaCTGAGTGTGGTACTGATATAACTATGCACATGAAGAATAAAATCTTCCAACAGGGGGCATCTTTCACCTTGAGTGTAAGAGTGATTATTTCTGGTGAAAGTAGTATTTTTACTAATAAATttttactaataataattttaaatactAAGTAGTATTTTAGTAATTACCCGTCCCTCCAGGACTTCGCAGTGTCGCGATCGCAACAATTAACGCCAATTCAGCCACAACTTTTTTTTCGTTTTTCACTTTTGTCGAAATCACCGCAACTTTCTTTGTGCACTTTTGACTGATGGCAGCAGTTCCTACATTTTGTGTTGCTCAAACATAACAGGTTTTACTTCTGTGTTACTGAACATGCAGACATGAGTGGCAGAAATATTGCTCATTTACGCTCAAAACCGACAGTTTCCCAGCGTTCTGCGAGAAAGTGTGGTTGCATGTCCCGCGGCCAGGCCGATATTCACTAGGCCTACCGGCCGGTCGTAAGGTCGTAATGCTATGTCGGCGTGGAAAGGTCCTTCCGGTAAGATGCAGCGGCCTCTCCGGTTCCACAATGGTCTTTTTGTGTATTCTTCTGTTTTTCAGCGCACCAAAGCGCATCGGGGAAAACTCTTCCAGCTTCGTACATACAGGATGATTTATCTATGAATGCACCGTTACGTTTTGCACAACCgcatttgcactattttacttttacacatttattattcatttcagtagtttagcgctgtctgtctcattgttgtctacatgttttagttaaatgttattcttgcactgcctccGTCCCCGTTGGCACTttatgtttgtctgtgtcgcacacgtgcactttatgtcacattatgtaactttgttaaattgtttaatgtgttacgtgtagcaccaggTACCGGAGAAGCGTTATttcctttcactatgtaccgtctaacatgtgTATAGCTGAAATGATGATAAAGTCCACTTCAACTCATGATAGACTGAGTTTTcttatagtgtataatgcaacttcTACCGACAGAACGtgttcagcaaggcaactgaagcgctgcattatgggatctgtagtttgtgtgttatcagtgcatCATATTGCCGGGTCCTAATTATTGATCTATAATAAGTGATCTCATGTGGCCCACGGGTCGCGAGTTTGACACGTCTGTATTACGTcatgcattgattggctgtaaaggcacgtCAGACGACTGCGTATGTCTgccagccagatgaaaacagagatctgtaccctGGCATGCTAACAAAATAACTAAAGTGAAGCGGTAAAGGTGTAAAATTATAGTACAATTTGGGATTTTTGAAATTTCAGATATTTGATATATGATATTTTACatcgtacagagggtaaaaGCAGCCGAGGCGAATCGTCCTGACAAAGTCTCgcttatttcagcagtttctTCGAAAAAATGTTGCTGCAAATTCAGGCATTTTAGATTGCATAAATGACAAAAGAGTAATGGCAAAATCCCAGATGGACTGATTTACAGTTACATGGAGATCCCATTGATAACAATCTGAGGTTTATTATGCACTGCATGTGTCACTCGTGGTACTCAGTGATTTCACAAGATGAGGAAATATTCATTTCATCAAATTTATCTGATCGGatcattctgattctgatcaggggcagtggtgaggttaaggaagcggccctgtaatcagaaggttgccggttcgaatccacacactgctccccgggcacccgtCATgatacccactgctcactcagggtgatggttaaattcagaggacacgttttactgtgactctgatgcggatgtaaaaatccgtgagtgctcattggagaagcgTGAGTGGCTTGATTCAGCGAGAGTTTGTCCAGAATGCGAATACCGTAACTACGGGCTCGCAAGATGGTGCAGGGGCTTCAGCTTTTGCCAACTGGAGTGTCAGCGTGAGCTTGAGCTCAGAAAGTTGGAGCAGGAGGTTGGAATGGAACATGACTAAGTACCAGTGTAAGCACTGAGTGTGCTTTTGCGTAAAGCTCCCGTTCGGGTTAAGTCTAGgacacagttataatagttttggatttttcattagtttaagtttttattttgtttagattttttttttcaaattcagttagttttaattagtttttagaggaagatttactagtttttattagttttgatattttgaaattgcttagttttagtttagtttttattagttacagtgttatttttttttttttgtaaattaggatatttgtcaggtgcatgaatcaaaatcaccagaatagccttatccatcttagctccgataaggttattgactcttgcagctccgggtgtttttaattttggttcgagtgaagtggtgaactttttgaaggtaatcgagccacacagtcgtgtagacattccagtcttaataaacagatttaccaatgcttcttctcatttgtggtgttcctgcatATTTACTAGCAggcagctacttggtccattatggatgctgtagtaccacgttcctttcccatgttacctggcctggctaccgcttctctttcggcggagggcgggcgagaggctagcttgttcaggtactcttggttcgcctttttgtgtgagcttttcaaatggactttcagattcgtggggtttttccccttgagaagtattccacatattgtatcacctgcttctacaacaaggcacttacttttatttttgccactgtcataatcaaagaaatcccaaataggactttctgccgctttcttccgactttcgctgcagccatcacgctagctggcggcgtcacggacagactatggacacgtgacgtcacagaccacgtgttaccataatggtcaaaaacctggcttaaaactggcagcgtgaagtaaatagattttaattcaacccaaaaggcttattacaaagacgaaaacgaaggacgtttttgctataatattagttcgtttaagttcgttttgtatacacacaaaacagtttcagttagttttcgttttttttttaactctttatttcagttaacgaaaatgctttttcaactttagttttatcgttcgtttccgttaactataataaccttggtcTAGGACGACTGTTGTATGGGTGTGCGTCTGTTTGTGGGCCTATTGTCTCTTAGGGTATTAGTCCCCAGAGCAGTGTGGAGTGCCCAGTTCGCCCTATTATTTTTCCCCATCACTgacattttgtatttctgtggaaAGCATGAAGAAAAACAGGAATGCAGCCATGCTTACCAATAATATACTCTCCAGGAAGTGAGTCTGTCGCTTTCTGTGGCTCTTGCATTAACTCCACCCCCACAGACAAAAGCTCCGCCCCCTGTTCTGAACTCCTGCCATCTTCTtcactctcctcctccactGCCAGGTGTTTCTCAGGGACAGGTGTGAAGCCGGTCAGCTCCGTAGAACTTTGAACAAAATAGTTCAAAAGTTCTCATTACTCTGATTGTGACCAATCAAAAGCTCAGAAAAACAGACAGCATCATGTTGCGTCAGGTGCAGCGCAGTTGCCTCATCCAGACATGCAGTCAAGGAAACATGACTTCACTCATCTTTATTCATGGTTAACATGGTTGATCAAACATCAGcagaataattacatttactgcgtttaccagacgcccttatccagagcgacttacagtcagtatttacagggacagtccccccctggagacactcagggttaagtgtcttgctcagggacacgatggtagtaagtgggatttgaacctgggtcttctggttcataagcgagtgtgttacccactaggctactaccaccccagataTTTACCTGTGTGTGAAGcgtggctccgcctcctccaacCGTTCCTTTGTGGTAACCATCCGTCCTTTGCTCCCCTCTTCCTCCAGATGCCTGTCTCCCCTGAACTCATCTGTCTTAGACGGCTGTGCATCTGGATGGATGTGGTTGCTATGGGAACGTTGGATATTTTGATGGTTGAGTGTCTGTACCAATTCTACAGGCAGGAggaataaacacaaatgaaagtgaagtgattgtgagacactgcagcacagcacacggtgaaacgtgtcctctgtatttaaccatcaccctaggtgagcagtgggcgccatgaTAGgcaggacaggaccttcatcaaggggacctcagtggcaccttggcagctcgggattcgaaccggcaaccttccttaactgccaggccaccactggcccaataaGGATCTGAACtggccatgcacacacacgtataGGACATGTGCACAAAAATTGTCACTGGTGCACAAAACAACCTGAAACGGTTCTACATCAGAGAGAACAGGTTCCAGGAAGTGAAGGACAAACCTGTTCTAGCCGGAACCCCGTCCTCCTTCTGCAGTGGGAACGCTCCGGTAACACAGCTCTGCTCTGCATGGCCGCGCCCCTGgacctgaacacacagacagggcCCTGAATGCGGTTCTTTACACGGGAACTTGATGCCAAAATTAAGTACACGCAGACTGTTCTTCATAATGCACTACGTGTTCACACTGAGGAATGAAAGGAATACGTTAATCTGGATTCAGCAGTAACAAAAAATGAGAATTAATCTTGATCAGTTCTTGAGACAAAAGCTTGTTATAACACTTAATAATGCTGCAGAAGCAAGCCTGGCAAAGAGCCTGGGGTCGTAACctcacacccgcacacacacactgaaggcGCTTCCCATTCACATGAAATGAGGCAACGccactgaattgtgggtccatcGCTTTGTGTTGCTTGGCGTTGCTTGTGACAGAAAGTTCAAAAGCTTACACTTCAAGTCAAAACCAcgtttacagcacttatcaggcagccttccgattacggcGATTCTGTCGGGTTTATTGCAGCTCAGCTGGCACTGTTGTCACGAGCAGGAGACACGACTGGTGACGCTCCCGCCCGTGATGCATGTTCAACACGTTCTCTACGGTCAGCTGCTGGTCTAGTTGATTTTCTGGTttgcttttataaatatttCTACCTGCttttaaacacaattttataattttatccGGATTTGTTCGATTGTTCACACATTTCGATATTTATTATAGTATTAATATCCCGCTATGCTATGTATTCATGTTAATAGAGCGTTAAACAGAGAAGACGACACTGCCAGCCACAGCGCCACCAGCTGAAGTAGGTGCAGGAATTCTGGGTAATTAGATGCAAGACGATATGCGGAATGTTTACAGGCAAACAGCAGAAATGTAAACCGcagctactgtgtgtgtgtgtatgtgtgtgtgtatcactaAGTGCTGACAGCTCATAAAATCCTTAACGCCTGTTTAAATGCACACTGGGACTGAGTGGCACTCTGGATTTCaccacgtgcacacacacacacacacacacacacacacacacacacgtgttggTTTTGTAGCTGTACGAGAACTTGTTGCAATAACcctgaagtaaaaaaagtcctgttaatttattttattttattttaactttggATCTTGGTTTGAAACCACTTCAGTGACATTTCaggagaagcacacacacattaattccAATGATAGTCAATTTAGAAATTTACACAATCAGTCAGTTTTGCATTGGAGATTAACTGCGAAGGACAGTAAATACTTGTGTTTTCAGTATGATTTTGCGCCTCATGCATGAGCAGCAATGTGATGATAACAGAACCTGTTACCTCTCTGTTTGATGGACCACACGAATCAATCCTTTCATCTTTCATCTAAAGgataatcttatcttatcttataacaCTGCAAGCACCCTGAacatctgacctctgaccccctgaTGAACGTTTTCATTCAGAAATACTTTTTACAGCGAtgtcatgtaataaataatgaagtgtAAAGAAGTGTAATGAAGTGtaatgacgtgtgtgtgtacctgctgtcGCTGTTCAGCTCCTTTCTTTCTGCCGTAGGTCAGAGCGCTCCACAGTCGTCTCCACAGAAAGGAGGCGATGAGACACACACTTCCCACGATCCACACATCCTGATCGCACAAAAATCTCtccataccacacacacacacacacacacacacacctctcgcTTTGTCTCTGTGCTCCTGGGCTTGTTGTTTACAGCAGCTTGGAAGCTGACAGTCAGaggtctgcagtgtgtgtgtgtgtgtgtgtgtgtgtgtgaaggggggtCCCTATAAGGAGAGTCCTGCCTGTCTAGAAGATGAAACCGGGACAGGTGGAGTCCAGCTACAGTATCTGTGTGTGGGTGATAGCATGACTGTGTGtctagtgtgtgtgagtgtgtgtgtgtttgtgcgcacACACGTGTCATTTAGAATGTGGgttgtttgtgtatatgtgtgcacaAGTTGTTTCATGTCTTGCGTTTCAtgggcgtgtgagtgtgtgtgcatgtagattaataaaggatcatattatattatcttttatgctaaaaaaaaaagctcagaaaTGATCAGCTACATGACATGGAGCAGCAatttaatatatacagtatatagatTTTGTTTGATTAATTTTCTTGTTAAATGCTGTTCTGTCGCCTGCCTTTTTCAGATGCACCACATGATGGCGCCCACAGCACCACTTCAGCACTCAGAATTACACCCCACGCCAGTCAGAAGTTCCAGTTACATTCCTGGTAAATACTGGCATCTGTGGGGAATTTAGTAAAAACCCCTTCTAGGTTTACAGTGTCATAGTGTTGAGCATTTTGAGGTAAACATGTATAAAAGTAGCTACATACTCATTTGTGGTTCAAAATCGCCATTCTATGGTGGAAAAACTGCAAATAATTCATCCAAATTCATTTAGACACAGCAAACGTGCCAGTGTCCTCACCCTAAACAGCGTCAAATTTAACAGTAGATAAGTCATAGTCACTCCAAGCCCATATTTATGGTAAAATTATAATAACTTTAAAATATTTACTGTAAACAACAGGCCGTATTTTACTGTAAAACGATCAGGGTGATTGAACCGCCATTAACTGCATTTTGTatggaaaaggaaaggaaaggaaatttgaatgttgcatgttacatgggggttaaaTGTAGGTGGACGTCCATCTCCGTGACGTTCTTGTTAAGACAGAAATATATTTGGTGTGAGCTACGTATGCGGATCCGTACACAGTTGTGTTGTTAATGTTCGatatacagttgtggccaaaagtttggtaGTAACCTAGTCAGTAACACACTTGTGATCAATCGGACTGAcgatccaggttcaaactccactttctaccttcgtgtccctgagcaggacactgtcCCCGTCAATACTGATAATAAGACACTCTGCACattaaatgtcatgtaaaagtttttttcacaAGGTTTGCTGCTTCACTGTTTTTAGGTCTTTTACTCTATTTAAGAATAATTCcaagcattttataaatttcaatggtttttattgacaattacatcaaatttatACAAAGAGTcgatatttgcagtgttgaccCTTtatttcaagacctctgcaattcaccctggcaggctgtcaatcaacttctgggccaaatcttgACTGACGGAGACCCGTTCCTTCATAAccagtttgtcagaatttgtgtgtttttgtttgtcccggccatggacccaaaatttcaatgttctgttccccgagccacttagttctcactttgtcCTGATGATACGGTGCTCCATCAAGCTGGAAAATGTTTCGTTGTTCACCAGACTGTTCTTGGACGGtggggagaagttgctgtcggttCTTTATTCACGGCTGTGTTCTGGGGTAAATTTGTGGGTGAGCCCcactctcttggatgagaagcagccccacacatgaatggtcctTACTGCTTTACTGTTGGAcaagatgccccaaacaatcagaaagggtcttcatcagagaaaatgactttacccccgTCCTCAGCAGTCCGTTTCCTGTACCTcctgcagaatatcagtctgtccttgatgtttttcttggagagaagtggcttctttgatgcccttcttgacacctcCAAAGGTCTTCGCGTCTCTatgtgtgcagatgccctcacaccctCCATAATAATCGAACCGCCTCACCGGTTTGCTCGTTTACCGCGCAAGCCATCGGGTTGGGTTGGGTGGAGTTTTCTACTCCACCCCACCCTCATGTAGGCTCTGCGTGTGGATTACATAAATAATCAgatagaaacaggaagtgactgtTGAAGAGGAGGAACTTCACAcccagacatgtttttttcttttaaatttttGTTAATGAGATGCTGTGTGGCAAATACAGAATTACAGATTCTGCTTTTTCGTTGCTCAACTCACTAGCATGAtggatttatgtgtgtgtgtgtgtgtgtgtgtatttacctCTTTTCGTTCCCAGTAGCAACGCAGAAACTGCACTCTTAGTTTGGTCAGTCTCCCTGAAGCCACGCCCCCCTCCATAAAAAGTCTGGCCCTTGTCACGACCTCGGCCTTCCTCACCCCGCAGCCTGACTCCAGAGGGACGAGACAAAGGGAGGATGAGCCGGCGGTCCCGACACAAcatgactacacacacacgcgtctAAAAGCGCAGATGGTACCAAAGTAAGAAGCCCAGTGGGGTGAAGAGCAGCGGAGAGATGAGGAAATGGGACCTGCAGTTTCAGACTGACGACTGGGATTACTGTATTTACGGGATGTTTTCTGCAACGTTGAAGAGTTTAAAAGAAGGAAATGGGGATcaatgatggatggatgatggatggatgacGGCAGGAGTGTGTACTGTGTCACGCTGTCAGTGTGACTCTCACACTCGTCTCATTCCACAGAATTAACTCTAAATCCTCATTTACACCTCAGATATAAATAGAGTCCTGCTGccgtcactcacacacacacacacacacacacacacacatagcttCTGACccaatataaaacacacaccagtctAATGCATAAAAttcaccccccacacacactctctcacacacacacacacacacacacacatacacacatagcTTCTGACccaatattaaacacacaccagTCTAATGCATAAAAttcaccccccacacacactctcacacacgcaaacacacaaaaatctcCTGCTCCATCATTAAAAATATCACACTCTAATTtaatacattacacacacacacacacgattacAAAAGCATCTACAGACAGCAACTGACCCGACATTaatcaggacacacacacacacacacactcgcacacacacacatacacacacagatatatataaataaaaagtcacaaACCTCTACTGACATtgaacacacaaccacacacaccactcctGGCATTAAACTGAGTAAACAAGGAAATGTTTTAcatgccaacacacacatatattacgTTCCCGAAACTTCACCTCAAGCAGCAGATGAAAGTGGACTCGCTTCTACAGAAGATCCAGGCGTTCATCTACATCAACaagatgtacacacacacacacacacacacacacacactcaccagaaaACAGTGATGTGATGTTCAGTCCCTCTCTCTGTCATCTCTCCTTCTGGCCACCAAAGCAGCGCCcaagtagagagagagagagagagagagagagagagagagatggagtgagagagagagagagagagagagagacagtagaCAAGCCTTCTGttgttaaatgtttatttcatacaGTATCTCCAGTATAAAAGTTAACACCCCTCAGATGTTGGTAGATCATTTATTAGAAAGTTCCTTGGAACAACACTGGAGATGTGATACTTTAATACAGTCAGTGTCCAACTGTCCAGAGTAAATTTACTGACCCCTCAAAAtaacattaatgtctaaaccgcTGGCAACCAGAGTATAAAATATGTCTAGTCACTTTTGCGAGATACAGAGGTAACTATTTACAATGCTTGTTGCTTGCTGGGTGTTTTGTGAGCCCTGGCTGTAATAAACATTGTTTGATCTTATtaataaactatttattttacttagTAACTTATTATGTGTATGAAAATGCAGAACTATACACAAAAGAATCCATAGTATACACACAGAGTCGGTGtcgctgtgtgtgtctctctctctctctgtgtgtgtgtgtgtgtgtgtggaaggggaGAAGTGTGTATAGATGTAAAGCTGTGTGTTGAGAAGGACTGttggtgtgtttgagtgtggtattgtgtgtgtgtgtgtgggaggggagAAGTGGAAGTGTGTATAGATGTAAAGCTGTGTGTTGAGAAGGACTGttggtgtgtttgagtgtggtattatgtgtgtgtgtatgtgtgtgtgtgtgtgggaggggagAAGTGGAAGTGTGTATAGATGTACAGCTGTGTGTTGAGAAGGACTGttggtgtgtttgagtgtggtattatgtgtgtgtgtatgtgtgtgtgtgtgtgggaggggagAAGTGGAAGTGTGTATAGATGTACAGCTGTGTGTTGAGAAGGTGAGAACATGAGAATGGAGAGTCTAAAGTTCACAAGGTAATAACACAatataagacacacacacatacacacactcaaacacaccagCATTCCttcccctcccacacacacacacacacacacactcaaacacaccagCATTCCTTCTCAACACACAGCTATACATCTATACACACTTctcccctcccacacacacacacactcaaacacaccagCATTCCTTCTCAACACACAGCAATACATCTATACACACTTctcccctcccacacacacatttatcacCATGTGGCGTAAGGCAGTTTTGTGGGTGTGGGACGGGTATTAAAGGCAGActgacgacacacacacacacacacacacacacaccgctgacTGCAGTAAGTATGACTTCCTTCTGTTCTCAGTTTGGCATTATTGTTCTttagggagagagacagagagagagagagcgagtgtgtgtgacacacacacccttttaaACAA
Coding sequences within it:
- the mylk4b gene encoding myosin light chain kinase family member 4 isoform X1, yielding MSVESGCGVRKAEVVTRARLFMEGGVASGRLTKLRVQFLRCYWERKEVQGRGHAEQSCVTGAFPLQKEDGVPARTELVQTLNHQNIQRSHSNHIHPDAQPSKTDEFRGDRHLEEEGSKGRMVTTKERLEEAEPRFTHSSTELTGFTPVPEKHLAVEEESEEDGRSSEQGAELLSVGVELMQEPQKATDSLPGEYIIDSSPPPPAPFDHRVVMVTSHQINNYYTIYTDEVLGGGRFGQVHKCVEKTSGLTLAAKIIKARTQKDKDIVTNEIQVMNQLNHTNLIQLYAAFETRHNFTLVLEYVNGGELFDRIIDDRYNLTELDSVLFIRQICEGLQHMHNMYILHLDLKPENILCVSRETNKIKIIDFGLARKYKPREKLRVNFGTPEFLAPEVINYEFVSFPTDMWSLGVIAYMLLSGLSPFLGDDDNETLNNILSCQWSFDETEFSDVSDEAKDFITRLLVKSKSWRMSASQSLKHPWLSDRGLHYQLYEKQKRRAQMKENAP
- the mylk4b gene encoding myosin light chain kinase family member 4 isoform X2, which gives rise to MERFLCDQDVWIVGSVCLIASFLWRRLWSALTYGRKKGAEQRQQVQGRGHAEQSCVTGAFPLQKEDGVPARTELVQTLNHQNIQRSHSNHIHPDAQPSKTDEFRGDRHLEEEGSKGRMVTTKERLEEAEPRFTHSSTELTGFTPVPEKHLAVEEESEEDGRSSEQGAELLSVGVELMQEPQKATDSLPGEYIIDSSPPPPAPFDHRVVMVTSHQINNYYTIYTDEVLGGGRFGQVHKCVEKTSGLTLAAKIIKARTQKDKDIVTNEIQVMNQLNHTNLIQLYAAFETRHNFTLVLEYVNGGELFDRIIDDRYNLTELDSVLFIRQICEGLQHMHNMYILHLDLKPENILCVSRETNKIKIIDFGLARKYKPREKLRVNFGTPEFLAPEVINYEFVSFPTDMWSLGVIAYMLLSGLSPFLGDDDNETLNNILSCQWSFDETEFSDVSDEAKDFITRLLVKSKSWRMSASQSLKHPWLSDRGLHYQLYEKQKRRAQMKENAP
- the mylk4b gene encoding myosin light chain kinase family member 4 isoform X3 — its product is MEGGVASGRLTKLRVQFLRCYWERKEVQGRGHAEQSCVTGAFPLQKEDGVPARTELVQTLNHQNIQRSHSNHIHPDAQPSKTDEFRGDRHLEEEGSKGRMVTTKERLEEAEPRFTHSSTELTGFTPVPEKHLAVEEESEEDGRSSEQGAELLSVGVELMQEPQKATDSLPGEYIIDSSPPPPAPFDHRVVMVTSHQINNYYTIYTDEVLGGGRFGQVHKCVEKTSGLTLAAKIIKARTQKDKDIVTNEIQVMNQLNHTNLIQLYAAFETRHNFTLVLEYVNGGELFDRIIDDRYNLTELDSVLFIRQICEGLQHMHNMYILHLDLKPENILCVSRETNKIKIIDFGLARKYKPREKLRVNFGTPEFLAPEVINYEFVSFPTDMWSLGVIAYMLLSGLSPFLGDDDNETLNNILSCQWSFDETEFSDVSDEAKDFITRLLVKSKSWRMSASQSLKHPWLSDRGLHYQLYEKQKRRAQMKENAP